CGTTGATGTCTGCAGCCGCGTCGAGCGCCACGGTCGTTCGAGCTATATCGTTCGCCACGACTTTGAGCATGCGGGGCGGGCGGTGGCCACCGGCCAGGTCACCCACGTTTGGGCCGTCCTGGACGGTTCCGGCGCGATGTCGGAACCGGTCCCGGACTGGATCGCGGCGGCGGCGCACAGCACTGGCGCGGGAGTTCGGGCCTGAACCTGGGCGGCCCGGGCCTGAACCTGGGCGGCCCGGGCCTGCTCACGAGGAACCGCTCTCCGTCTCCCCGGCTGCTCCCTCGGTGCTCTGCAGGTGGGAATCCTCGATCAGGACATCGTCACCATCGACCTCGACTCGGTATGTTCGAACCGGCTCCGTGGCGGGCAACGCCACAACCTCGCCGGTCCTGACGTCGAAGCGCGCGAAGTGAAAGGGGCACTCCAGTTCGCACCCCATCAACTCGCCCTCGCTAAGCGACTCCTCCTCGTGGGTGCAGGTGTCGTCGATGGCGAACAGCCCACCGTCATGGGTCCGCGCCAGGCAGATCGCCCGTCCGGCGACTTCGACTCGACGTAGTCGGCCGGGGGCCAGGTCAGAGGCCGACGGCACGCGATGAGCCGTCATCTCAGCCTCCCGTGGTGCTGCCGGATCCAAACTGGATGGGGTAGACGTCCCAGAGCGCGTCCATGCGTCCGAACTGGTCGTTCATGCGCGGCGGGCGGGAGGGATCGCGGCGGACGCCGGCCGAGAACAACGCCTTCAGGATCTGCACGTGGCTGCCAGTGACTCCATCGCTTCCGAGGATCACGGGCTGGCCGAAGCACATGTGCCGGCCAATCCCGAAGGCGACACCGTAGGGGTAGACGCCAGTTGGGACCTCCCGGCCCGGGACGAAGGAGTCGGCGTCGGGTCCGAACACCTCGGGATCGCGGTTGGCCGGGCCGATCTCCATGCACACGTGCTCACCGGCCCGGAACTCACGACCCGAGGCCAGGGTCACGGGCTCGACCGCAGTGCGGTAGAAGAGCGGGACGATCGGGTGCAACCGCAGCGCCTCGGCCACCGCTTTAGCGAGGAACTGTTCGTCGAGGAGGCGTTCGCGCTCGTCCGGGTGCTCCTCAGCCCAGGTGAGGCACTCGTCGAGCGCATGCACCAGGGTGAAGGAGCTGGAGAAGGTGCCGGCGTTGATGAAGTCCGTCACGGCCTCCCTCAGCGCGAGCGCTTGGTCGGCCGTCCAGTCCGGGTCGAGGCCACGTGCGACCAAGGTGAGGAAGTCGTTTGGCAGTGCCGCCTCGTCCTCCGGCGTCGTCGCGGACTGAACCAGCGCCACTCGCCGCTCAAGGGCAGGCTCGAAGTACTTCTCACGGAACTGCTCGCGGACCTCGATGCCGCGGGCCATCACCGCTGTCCGGTCACCCCCCATGTACCAGGAGCGCATAGCCACCTGGATCGGCTCAGCGAACTGGCGCAGTTCCTCGGCGTCCTCGGTGGTGTCCACCCCGTCGAGCCCTATCAGAGCCGACACCAGCTGGAAAAAGGCCACTCGCGTGAACAGCACCATGTCGGTGGACGGCAGGTCATCGGTCGGCGCTTCCAGCACCCGCTGGAGATTGCGCTCGATCGTCGGCATCAACACCTCCCGGCGAAAACGCACGTCGCCCTCGCCGCGCAGGAGACGGCCCATCATCCGCCGCCTGGTGCGATGCACGGGTCCGTCGATCTGACGAACGGTCCCCCCTCGGAACTCCTCGGTGCCGTCGTGGAGGAACGGCGCCATCTTCGGCGACCGGAAGACCTCCTCGACCTCCCGGTAGCCGGTCAACGACGGGATCTCCCCCGGGTCAGACACGGCGGCGCCGCTGTAAGGGCACGTCTTCTGGTTATCCATGGTGGGCCTCTCCTCGATGTATTCTGCGTTCACGACAGCGATGCTGGAAAAATCAGATGCGGGCGATGTCCATGGTCGACCGCGGGAACAGATCCTCGACCGAGGGCCGCTCAGGGACCAGCCCCTGCTCGTGCGTATAACGAACGAATGTCTCGATCACATGGCGGTTCTGCTCCACGCCGTACGGCCAGAAGTCCCGGGTCCCGAACGCGTCTTCAGTCGCCTCCGCCTCCGCGACCAGCCATGGCAGGCTGCACTTGGCTGCCGCTGGCTCGAACAGGTCGGCCAACGCGTACGCCTTAGCTTCCTCAAAAGCCTTCATAAGAGACCTTGCCAACCACGGGTGTGCCTCGAGTACATCCATCCGGATCACCACGGTGTGCATGATCGGGAAGATTCCGGTCCGCTGGTAGTACGCCTGCTCCTCGCGCCGGTAGTCGGGAAACAGCCGCTCGACGTGCGACGAGCCGGCTTCGAAGCCGACGGGCGCATGAGCGGTGTAGAGGGCGTCGATCTCCCCGCGTTCCAGCATGTCCGAGAGCGTGTCCTGCGGCCCGATAGGCGTTAGCTCGATG
The nucleotide sequence above comes from Nocardioides massiliensis. Encoded proteins:
- a CDS encoding acyl-CoA thioesterase; this translates as MIDVDLVQIHFASYFRWMDLAYSRLLADLGHPLPAILADGRGTPVVDAQCTYLSPVGLGDVVDVCSRVERHGRSSYIVRHDFEHAGRAVATGQVTHVWAVLDGSGAMSEPVPDWIAAAAHSTGAGVRA
- a CDS encoding non-heme iron oxygenase ferredoxin subunit translates to MTAHRVPSASDLAPGRLRRVEVAGRAICLARTHDGGLFAIDDTCTHEEESLSEGELMGCELECPFHFARFDVRTGEVVALPATEPVRTYRVEVDGDDVLIEDSHLQSTEGAAGETESGSS
- a CDS encoding cytochrome P450 encodes the protein MDNQKTCPYSGAAVSDPGEIPSLTGYREVEEVFRSPKMAPFLHDGTEEFRGGTVRQIDGPVHRTRRRMMGRLLRGEGDVRFRREVLMPTIERNLQRVLEAPTDDLPSTDMVLFTRVAFFQLVSALIGLDGVDTTEDAEELRQFAEPIQVAMRSWYMGGDRTAVMARGIEVREQFREKYFEPALERRVALVQSATTPEDEAALPNDFLTLVARGLDPDWTADQALALREAVTDFINAGTFSSSFTLVHALDECLTWAEEHPDERERLLDEQFLAKAVAEALRLHPIVPLFYRTAVEPVTLASGREFRAGEHVCMEIGPANRDPEVFGPDADSFVPGREVPTGVYPYGVAFGIGRHMCFGQPVILGSDGVTGSHVQILKALFSAGVRRDPSRPPRMNDQFGRMDALWDVYPIQFGSGSTTGG
- a CDS encoding ABC transporter substrate-binding protein, with amino-acid sequence MGLPIDLACWNYDRTRALVDGRVAVEGVDLNYIAMEMPESFHRMLRHAEFHVSEMSFAWYLGSVFAERRHMVAIPVFPSRMFRHSGIYVNSKSGITDPADLVGKRIGVPEYQQTAGVWIRGMLADDYGVPIDSVSYHQGGLTEPGRVESALRRPEGIELTPIGPQDTLSDMLERGEIDALYTAHAPVGFEAGSSHVERLFPDYRREEQAYYQRTGIFPIMHTVVIRMDVLEAHPWLARSLMKAFEEAKAYALADLFEPAAAKCSLPWLVAEAEATEDAFGTRDFWPYGVEQNRHVIETFVRYTHEQGLVPERPSVEDLFPRSTMDIARI